The Pseudomonadota bacterium genome has a window encoding:
- the sufB gene encoding Fe-S cluster assembly protein SufB has protein sequence MTDNNNDTLARENASRERDPDAWEAAEKASSYEHGWSSDIEQEFAPKGLNEDTVRFISNKKQEPEWMLEWRLKAFRIWQTMTSPDWAKLNVPPIDYQDAYYYAEPTKKVELDSLDDLDPAIRETYEKLGIPLEEQKVLANVKGARKVAVDAVFDSVSVATTFREELSKAGVIFMSISEAIREHPELVRKYLGKVVPVKDNYFAALNCAVFSDGTFVYIPEGVRCPMELSTYFRINAENTGQFERTLIVADKGSYVSYLEGCTAPQRDENQLHAAVVELVALDDAEIKYSTVQNWYPGDEEGKGGIYNFVTKRGLCQGRRSKISWTQVETGSAITWKYPSCVLNGEDSVGEFYSVALTNNYQQADTGTKMIHNAPGTRSTIISKGISAGKSDNTYRGLVRVAPRAENVRNFTQCDSLLLGDTCGAHTVPYIEVKNPTATIEHEATTSKISDDQMFYAMQRGLDEENAVGLIVNGFAKEVLKELPMEFAVEAQKLLAISLEGSVG, from the coding sequence ATGACCGATAATAATAATGACACCCTTGCGCGTGAAAATGCCAGCCGCGAACGCGACCCCGATGCCTGGGAAGCAGCGGAAAAGGCCAGCAGCTATGAGCATGGCTGGTCGAGCGATATCGAGCAGGAATTCGCGCCCAAGGGTCTGAATGAGGATACAGTCCGTTTCATCTCCAACAAGAAGCAGGAACCAGAATGGATGCTCGAATGGCGCCTCAAGGCGTTTCGCATCTGGCAGACGATGACCAGCCCCGATTGGGCAAAACTCAACGTGCCGCCGATCGACTATCAGGACGCATATTATTATGCCGAGCCGACCAAGAAGGTTGAACTCGACAGTCTCGATGATCTCGATCCCGCGATCCGCGAAACCTATGAGAAGCTCGGCATTCCGCTCGAAGAGCAGAAGGTACTCGCCAATGTGAAGGGCGCGCGCAAGGTTGCTGTCGATGCGGTGTTCGACTCGGTTTCGGTCGCCACCACCTTCCGCGAGGAGCTGAGCAAGGCCGGCGTGATCTTCATGTCGATCAGCGAGGCCATCCGCGAGCATCCTGAATTGGTGCGCAAATATCTCGGCAAGGTAGTGCCGGTGAAGGATAATTATTTCGCCGCGCTGAACTGCGCCGTGTTCTCCGATGGCACCTTTGTCTATATCCCTGAAGGCGTGCGCTGTCCGATGGAGCTCTCTACCTATTTCCGCATCAATGCTGAGAATACCGGCCAGTTTGAGCGCACACTCATCGTTGCCGACAAGGGCAGCTATGTCTCCTATCTTGAAGGCTGCACCGCGCCGCAGCGCGACGAGAACCAGCTCCACGCCGCGGTGGTCGAGCTGGTCGCGCTCGACGATGCCGAGATCAAATATTCCACCGTGCAAAACTGGTATCCTGGCGATGAAGAGGGCAAGGGCGGTATCTATAATTTCGTCACCAAGCGCGGCCTGTGTCAGGGCAGGCGCTCGAAAATCAGCTGGACCCAGGTCGAGACCGGCAGCGCCATCACCTGGAAATATCCGTCTTGTGTGCTGAATGGCGAGGACAGTGTCGGCGAGTTTTACTCGGTGGCTTTGACCAACAATTACCAGCAGGCCGATACTGGCACCAAGATGATCCACAATGCGCCGGGCACCCGCTCGACCATCATCTCCAAGGGCATCAGTGCCGGCAAGTCGGACAATACTTATCGCGGCCTGGTGCGTGTCGCCCCGAGGGCGGAGAATGTCCGCAACTTCACCCAGTGCGACTCGCTGCTGCTCGGCGACACCTGCGGCGCGCACACCGTGCCCTATATCGAGGTCAAGAACCCGACCGCCACCATCGAGCATGAGGCGACCACCAGCAAGATCAGCGATGATCAGATGTTCTACGCCATGCAGCGCGGTCTGGACGAGGAAAACGCCGTCGGCCTGATCGTCAACGGCTTCGCCAAAGAGGTGCTGAAAGAACTGCCGATGGAATTTGCTGTCGAAGCGCAGAAACTGCTGGCGATTTCGCTCGAGGGGTCGGTTGGGTGA
- the sufC gene encoding Fe-S cluster assembly ATPase SufC: MLKIDNLHAAIGDKTILKGLSLELNPGEVHAIMGPNGAGKSTLSYVLGGRDGYEVTEGSATFSGEDILDMDPHERAAAGLFLGFQYPVEIPGVSNLQFLRESLNAQRRARGEEELSGGAFIKLAKEKAALLKMDMDMLKRAVNVGFSGGEKKRNEMVQMGILDPRLAILDETDSGLDIDALRIVGEGINSIMRQPDKAVLLITHYQRLLDIVKPDHVHVLADGRIVKSGGPELALELEEQGYEAIAA, from the coding sequence ATGCTCAAAATTGACAATCTCCACGCCGCCATTGGCGACAAGACAATCCTCAAAGGCCTCTCGCTCGAACTGAATCCCGGCGAAGTCCATGCGATTATGGGGCCCAATGGTGCGGGCAAATCGACCCTCTCCTATGTGCTGGGCGGGCGCGATGGCTATGAGGTGACCGAGGGCAGTGCCACTTTTAGCGGCGAGGATATTCTTGACATGGACCCGCATGAGCGCGCTGCAGCGGGCCTGTTTCTGGGTTTTCAATATCCGGTCGAAATCCCCGGCGTGTCCAATCTGCAATTCCTGCGCGAGAGCCTGAATGCCCAGCGTCGTGCGCGCGGTGAGGAAGAGCTGTCCGGCGGCGCCTTTATCAAGCTGGCCAAGGAAAAGGCGGCGCTGCTCAAAATGGACATGGACATGCTCAAGCGCGCGGTGAATGTCGGCTTTTCCGGCGGCGAGAAGAAGCGCAACGAGATGGTTCAGATGGGCATTCTCGACCCCAGGCTCGCCATTCTCGACGAGACCGATAGCGGCCTCGATATCGATGCACTGCGCATTGTCGGCGAGGGCATCAATTCGATTATGCGCCAGCCCGATAAGGCAGTACTGCTGATCACCCATTATCAGCGCCTGCTCGACATTGTGAAACCTGATCATGTCCATGTCCTCGCCGATGGCCGTATCGTCAAATCGGGCGGCCCCGAACTGGCGCTGGAACTTGAAGAGCAGGGCTATGAGGCGATTGCCGCATGA
- a CDS encoding SufD family Fe-S cluster assembly protein has protein sequence MSNVLPLPTRRDESWRYGDLKALEAVWGELPQGPEQIIVPAGDKQVRQIIQLVPIGGVSITHLDVRLEERAEMALHLLAADNDYGRIHIEVTLGKGAHFELGGAIIGTGDQTLEIVTEVTHAEPEATSNQVVRSVLGGKATGSFLGKVNVARDAQRTDAEQSVKAMLLDRTATANAKPELEIFADDVQCAHGATVGELDKQALFYMASRGIEPVTAQRLMLQAFIADAYVSVEDDAAREAIEGRALEALEAIL, from the coding sequence ATGAGTAACGTCCTCCCCCTACCCACTCGCCGCGATGAGAGCTGGCGCTATGGTGACCTGAAGGCATTGGAAGCCGTTTGGGGTGAATTGCCGCAGGGGCCCGAGCAGATCATCGTGCCCGCTGGCGATAAGCAGGTGAGGCAGATTATCCAACTCGTGCCTATTGGCGGTGTTTCTATAACCCATTTGGATGTTCGGCTTGAAGAACGGGCCGAGATGGCGCTGCATCTGCTTGCTGCGGACAATGATTATGGCCGCATCCATATCGAAGTGACGCTGGGCAAGGGCGCGCATTTTGAGCTGGGCGGCGCGATTATCGGCACTGGCGATCAGACGCTGGAGATTGTCACCGAAGTCACCCATGCCGAGCCTGAAGCCACCAGCAATCAGGTGGTCCGCTCGGTGCTGGGCGGCAAGGCCACCGGCTCGTTTCTCGGCAAGGTCAATGTCGCCCGCGATGCGCAGCGCACCGATGCCGAACAGTCGGTCAAGGCGATGCTGCTTGACCGCACCGCCACCGCCAATGCCAAACCCGAACTCGAAATCTTCGCCGATGACGTGCAATGCGCCCATGGTGCGACCGTCGGCGAGCTCGACAAACAGGCGCTGTTCTACATGGCCTCGCGCGGCATCGAGCCGGTCACGGCACAGCGGCTGATGCTGCAGGCGTTTATCGCCGACGCCTATGTGTCGGTGGAAGACGATGCGGCCCGTGAAGCGATTGAGGGGCGTGCACTTGAGGCACTGGAGGCGATCCTTTGA
- a CDS encoding SUF system Fe-S cluster assembly protein, which produces MNEEAKFSVEEVDSVEAPKKVRVNDTVDAALAAEKTAEGRTNAGEREKDYLEGFLAQQPGEAIPDGPGGALYDAVIETLREIYDPEIPVNIYDLGLVYGVEVTEDAHAIVTMTLTTPHCPVAETMPGEIEMQVGAVPGVGHAEVNLVWDPPWDPGKMSDDAKLELGML; this is translated from the coding sequence ATGAACGAGGAAGCCAAATTCAGCGTCGAGGAAGTCGACAGCGTCGAAGCGCCCAAAAAGGTGCGGGTAAATGATACCGTCGATGCCGCGCTGGCTGCAGAGAAGACGGCTGAGGGCCGGACCAATGCAGGCGAGCGCGAGAAGGACTATCTTGAAGGCTTTCTGGCACAGCAGCCGGGCGAGGCGATTCCCGATGGGCCGGGTGGCGCGCTGTACGATGCGGTGATCGAGACGCTGCGTGAAATTTACGACCCGGAAATTCCGGTCAACATCTATGATCTCGGCCTGGTTTACGGTGTCGAGGTTACCGAAGACGCGCATGCCATCGTCACCATGACCCTGACCACGCCGCATTGCCCGGTCGCCGAGACCATGCCCGGTGAAATCGAGATGCAGGTTGGCGCGGTGCCCGGTGTCGGCCATGCCGAGGTCAATCTGGTCTGGGATCCGCCCTGGGACCCGGGCAAGATGAGCGATGATGCAAAATTAGAGCTGGGTATGCTATGA
- a CDS encoding iron-sulfur cluster assembly accessory protein, translated as MTDTTTKTRKPPAAIILTPAAEQRIAKLMAQAPEDAIGVKLSTPRRGCSGLAYSVDYVTEEAKFDEKIETPGGVFYVDSASVMYLIGSTMDWQEDDFTAGFVFNNPNATGACGCGESFTV; from the coding sequence ATGACCGACACGACGACCAAAACCCGCAAGCCCCCCGCCGCCATCATCCTGACGCCGGCCGCCGAGCAGCGCATAGCCAAGCTGATGGCGCAGGCGCCTGAGGACGCGATTGGCGTCAAGCTTTCGACGCCGCGCCGCGGCTGTTCGGGGCTGGCCTATTCGGTCGACTATGTCACCGAGGAAGCCAAGTTTGACGAGAAGATCGAAACCCCCGGCGGCGTTTTTTATGTCGACAGCGCTTCGGTGATGTATCTGATCGGCTCGACCATGGACTGGCAGGAGGATGATTTCACCGCCGGGTTCGTGTTCAACAATCCCAATGCCACCGGTGCCTGTGGCTGCGGCGAGAGCTTTACTGTCTGA
- a CDS encoding EI24 domain-containing protein, with product MAHMIIDAFFASVRQIGDRAILKILAKSALVTLIFFIGLGFVFWWLVDWLTEALVGWMRAPLGEWAYMLAYQEAAAGFLAIAMALLASWLWFRTIAAALIPIFGDDVVRAVERKHYPHALVRAHEISFGHGLRLGLKSLLRTLGYNLLLLPLYIILAFTAIGLPVMLIIVNAVLIGRDFDDMMRARHGEAFGLHSEDIPLFPAGTRFLLGLITALMLTIPLVNFLGMIIGTAMAAHMAQSKAVKEHVRAQTP from the coding sequence ATGGCGCATATGATTATCGACGCCTTTTTTGCCTCGGTGCGCCAGATTGGTGATCGCGCCATATTGAAGATCCTCGCCAAATCGGCGCTGGTGACGCTGATATTCTTTATCGGCCTAGGCTTTGTTTTCTGGTGGCTGGTTGACTGGCTCACCGAAGCGCTGGTCGGCTGGATGCGGGCGCCGCTGGGGGAGTGGGCCTATATGCTCGCCTATCAGGAAGCAGCAGCAGGGTTTCTCGCCATTGCCATGGCACTGCTGGCCAGCTGGCTGTGGTTCCGTACCATTGCTGCGGCGCTGATCCCGATATTCGGTGATGATGTGGTCCGCGCGGTGGAACGCAAACATTATCCGCATGCCTTGGTGCGCGCGCATGAAATCAGCTTTGGCCATGGCCTGCGGCTGGGCCTCAAAAGCCTGTTGCGCACGCTGGGCTATAATCTGTTGCTGCTGCCGCTCTATATCATCCTGGCCTTTACCGCGATTGGTCTGCCGGTGATGCTGATCATCGTCAATGCGGTGCTGATCGGGCGCGATTTCGATGACATGATGCGCGCACGCCATGGCGAAGCTTTCGGCCTGCACAGCGAAGACATACCGCTCTTCCCGGCCGGCACACGCTTTCTGCTCGGCCTCATCACCGCACTGATGCTGACAATTCCGCTTGTCAATTTCCTCGGCATGATTATCGGTACGGCGATGGCGGCGCATATGGCGCAAAGCAAGGCGGTAAAGGAGCATGTCCGGGCCCAAACGCCCTGA
- a CDS encoding adenosine kinase, translating to MTDTRYDVLAIGNAIVDVMASAEDDFLARHAMTKGSMMLIDADQARNIYADMGKAQEISGGSAANTLAGLAELGARCAFIGQVANDQLGEIFAHDIRAAGVDFTTAAREGEPPTARCLILVTPDGQRTMNTFLGASQFLPASALDEELIASAGILYLEGYLWDPEEPRNAMLHAIDLARAAGRKVAFTMSDAFVIDRYRDDFQQLLDEGRIDILFANEVEIKSLTRIDDFDAAVAKVAPQVPTLAVTRGPDGAVAMHQGEYASVRAQPIEKVVDTTGAGDLFAAGFLKGIVDGRPVSQCLTMGAIAAAEIISHFGARSEARLSELVAAQLPTQ from the coding sequence ATGACCGATACCCGCTATGATGTCCTCGCCATCGGAAACGCCATTGTCGATGTCATGGCCTCGGCCGAGGATGACTTTCTCGCCCGGCACGCGATGACCAAGGGCAGCATGATGCTGATCGACGCCGATCAGGCGCGGAACATCTATGCCGATATGGGCAAGGCCCAGGAAATCAGCGGCGGATCAGCGGCGAACACACTGGCCGGTCTGGCCGAGCTTGGCGCACGCTGCGCCTTTATCGGCCAAGTCGCCAATGACCAGCTGGGCGAGATTTTCGCGCATGACATCCGCGCTGCCGGAGTCGATTTCACCACCGCCGCGCGCGAGGGAGAGCCGCCGACGGCGCGCTGCCTGATCCTGGTCACACCCGACGGCCAGCGCACCATGAACACCTTTCTCGGCGCTTCGCAATTTCTGCCCGCCAGTGCGCTTGATGAAGAGCTGATCGCCAGCGCCGGTATCCTCTATCTCGAAGGCTATCTCTGGGATCCGGAAGAACCGCGCAATGCCATGCTCCATGCCATCGACCTGGCCCGCGCCGCCGGTCGCAAAGTCGCCTTCACCATGTCCGATGCCTTTGTGATCGACCGTTACCGCGACGATTTCCAGCAGCTGCTCGATGAGGGCAGGATCGATATCCTTTTCGCCAATGAGGTGGAGATCAAGTCGCTGACACGGATCGACGATTTTGATGCCGCCGTCGCCAAGGTTGCGCCACAGGTGCCGACGCTGGCGGTTACCCGCGGCCCCGATGGCGCGGTGGCAATGCACCAGGGCGAATATGCCTCGGTCCGTGCCCAGCCGATCGAGAAAGTCGTCGACACCACCGGCGCAGGCGACCTGTTCGCTGCCGGTTTCCTGAAAGGCATTGTCGATGGCCGCCCGGTCAGCCAGTGCCTGACCATGGGTGCGATTGCCGCCGCCGAGATTATCAGCCATTTCGGTGCGCGCTCCGAAGCACGTCTGTCCGAGCTGGTCGCGGCACAGCTGCCGACACAATAA